A part of Saccharomonospora amisosensis genomic DNA contains:
- the ehuA gene encoding ectoine/hydroxyectoine ABC transporter ATP-binding protein EhuA, with protein MIRFDHVVKKFGDHVVLRELSFTVKPGEFVTLIGPSGSGKTTILRLLMTLERVNGGTIQVGEEYLTHMERKGKLVPADEKHLRKVRKRIGMVFQQFNLFPNMNVLRNLTEAPIRSLGLSRDEAEVRAKELLEMVGLSDKIDAHPMQLSGGQQQRVAIARALAMRPEVLLLDEVTSALDPELVAGVLGVLKEIASTTDITFLCVTHEMQFAQDVSDRVMMFDEGQVIEDAPPGKLFTNPDHERTRSFLHAVLDRA; from the coding sequence ATGATCCGGTTCGATCACGTGGTCAAGAAGTTCGGCGACCACGTGGTGCTCCGTGAACTGAGCTTCACGGTCAAACCGGGCGAGTTCGTGACCCTGATCGGCCCGAGCGGCTCGGGCAAGACAACGATCCTGCGGCTGCTGATGACCCTGGAACGGGTCAACGGCGGCACGATCCAGGTGGGTGAGGAGTACCTGACCCACATGGAGCGCAAGGGCAAGTTGGTGCCAGCCGACGAGAAGCACCTGCGCAAGGTTCGCAAGCGGATCGGGATGGTGTTTCAGCAGTTCAACCTGTTCCCGAACATGAACGTGCTTCGCAACCTCACGGAGGCGCCGATCAGGTCACTCGGCCTTTCCAGGGACGAGGCCGAGGTGAGGGCCAAGGAACTGCTGGAGATGGTCGGGCTCAGCGACAAGATCGATGCCCACCCCATGCAGCTCTCCGGCGGCCAGCAGCAGCGGGTCGCGATCGCCAGGGCGCTGGCGATGCGGCCGGAGGTGTTGCTGCTGGACGAGGTCACCTCCGCGCTGGACCCGGAACTCGTCGCAGGTGTGCTCGGGGTGCTGAAGGAGATCGCGAGCACCACCGACATCACGTTCCTGTGCGTCACGCACGAGATGCAGTTCGCCCAGGACGTGTCCGACCGCGTGATGATGTTCGACGAGGGCCAGGTCATCGAGGACGCCCCACCGGGCAAGCTGTTCACCAACCCCGACCACGAGCGCACCAGGTCGTTCCTGCACGCGGTGCTCGACAGAGCGTGA
- the dhaL gene encoding dihydroxyacetone kinase subunit DhaL yields the protein MSCEASDVAEAIRAAADVIARHRVELTDLDRPIGDADHGENMNRGFTAVLATLDTTAPTTPAGLLKVVATTLISKVGGAAGPLYGTAFLRAATSLGQESRLDSEGLVTALRAGLEGVVARGRAEVGDATMVDALSPAVEAAEAAKGEGIAAQLAAAADAADEGAQSTVPLVARKGRASYLGERSIGHLDPGARSTALLLRAFADAAR from the coding sequence ATGAGCTGTGAAGCGTCCGACGTCGCCGAGGCCATCCGCGCGGCCGCCGACGTCATCGCACGGCATCGCGTTGAACTGACCGATTTGGACCGTCCGATCGGGGACGCCGACCACGGCGAGAACATGAACAGGGGGTTCACCGCCGTACTCGCCACACTGGACACGACGGCTCCGACGACACCGGCCGGATTGTTGAAGGTGGTGGCGACCACGCTCATCTCCAAGGTCGGTGGCGCCGCCGGACCGCTGTACGGAACGGCGTTCCTGCGCGCGGCCACCTCGCTGGGGCAAGAGTCGCGGTTGGATTCCGAAGGGTTGGTGACCGCGTTGCGGGCCGGGCTCGAAGGGGTGGTGGCACGAGGTAGGGCGGAGGTCGGTGACGCCACCATGGTCGACGCGCTCAGTCCCGCCGTCGAGGCCGCGGAGGCGGCCAAGGGCGAGGGGATCGCGGCCCAGCTCGCCGCGGCTGCCGACGCCGCCGACGAGGGAGCGCAATCCACCGTGCCACTCGTGGCCCGCAAGGGCAGGGCCTCCTACCTCGGCGAGCGCAGTATCGGGCATCTCGATCCCGGTGCCCGCTCCACCGCACTGTTGCTGCGTGCGTTCGCGGACGCGGCTCGATGA
- a CDS encoding amino acid ABC transporter permease yields the protein MNDTPTLFDWTGNLVSGLGVTLLITALGTALMLVVSIVLGLLARSQRLPVRGMARTIIEFFRGTSLPIQLWWLFFALPLLGIKFDAVFVGVLAFGLNYGAYGAEVVRGSINSVPRTQWEAAIALNLSPWQRMTRVIWPQAIALMIPSMNNLFIQLLKSTPLLYTISLVDLMTMGESFRFAGGNETVMYLALMVIYFILAYAVTFLSNMAEIVAKSKLGRHEGLRSVFRPRKPVPSEVAP from the coding sequence GTGAACGACACACCAACACTGTTCGACTGGACGGGCAACCTCGTCAGCGGGCTTGGCGTGACACTACTCATCACGGCTTTGGGGACCGCTCTCATGCTCGTCGTCTCCATCGTCCTCGGCCTGCTCGCGCGCTCGCAACGATTACCGGTGCGAGGTATGGCGAGAACGATCATCGAGTTCTTCAGAGGCACCTCGCTTCCGATCCAGCTGTGGTGGCTGTTCTTCGCGTTGCCGCTGCTCGGCATCAAATTCGACGCCGTGTTCGTCGGCGTACTCGCGTTCGGCCTGAACTACGGCGCATACGGAGCGGAGGTGGTACGCGGCTCGATCAACTCGGTCCCGCGCACCCAGTGGGAGGCCGCGATCGCGTTGAACCTGTCGCCCTGGCAACGCATGACCCGCGTGATCTGGCCACAGGCGATCGCGCTGATGATCCCGTCGATGAACAACCTGTTCATCCAGTTGCTCAAGAGCACGCCGCTGCTCTACACGATCTCGCTGGTGGATCTGATGACGATGGGAGAGTCGTTCCGGTTCGCCGGCGGCAACGAGACCGTGATGTACCTGGCGCTGATGGTGATCTACTTCATCCTCGCCTACGCGGTGACCTTCCTTTCCAACATGGCCGAAATCGTGGCCAAGTCCAAGTTGGGCAGGCACGAAGGGCTGCGCAGTGTCTTCCGACCACGCAAGCCCGTTCCCTCGGAGGTGGCGCCGTGA
- the nucS gene encoding endonuclease NucS codes for MRLVIARCQVDYAGRLTAHLPMATRLLLVKADGSVSVHSDDRAYKPLNWMSPPCWLIEDGNLWIVQNKSGEKLVITIDRVLDAIDHDLGAEPGLVKDGVEAHLQELLAEHITTLGDGYTLVRREYPTAIGPVDILARDGEGAAVAVEIKRRGEIDGVEQLTRYLELLNRDPLLSPVQGVFAAQLIKPQARTLAEDRGIRCVTLDYDALRGIEPDEFRLF; via the coding sequence GTGCGCTTAGTGATCGCTCGGTGTCAGGTGGACTACGCGGGACGCTTGACGGCCCACCTGCCCATGGCCACCCGGCTGCTGCTCGTGAAGGCCGACGGCTCGGTGTCGGTGCACTCCGACGACCGCGCCTACAAGCCGCTGAACTGGATGAGCCCGCCGTGCTGGCTGATCGAGGACGGCAACCTCTGGATCGTGCAGAACAAGTCGGGGGAGAAGCTGGTCATCACCATCGACCGGGTGCTCGACGCGATCGACCATGACCTGGGAGCTGAACCGGGGCTTGTGAAGGACGGTGTGGAGGCGCACCTGCAGGAGTTGCTCGCCGAGCACATCACCACGCTCGGCGACGGTTACACGCTCGTCCGTAGGGAGTACCCGACCGCCATCGGGCCTGTCGACATCCTCGCCCGCGACGGCGAGGGCGCCGCCGTGGCCGTCGAGATCAAACGCAGGGGCGAGATCGACGGCGTCGAGCAGTTGACAAGGTACCTGGAACTGCTCAACCGTGATCCGCTGCTCTCGCCGGTGCAGGGAGTGTTCGCTGCCCAATTGATCAAACCGCAGGCCCGCACCCTCGCCGAGGATCGCGGCATCCGCTGCGTGACGCTCGACTACGACGCGCTGCGCGGCATCGAGCCTGACGAGTTCAGGCTCTTCTGA
- the dhaM gene encoding dihydroxyacetone kinase phosphoryl donor subunit DhaM: MRVGLVAVSHSAKLSEGVVELAVQMAPDVRVLAAGGLSEGGIGTDYEVVLQAVNSADAGAGVVLLYDLGSAQLTAELVVESLPDPSSAVVVDAPLVEGAVAAAVAAQGGADREGVARAAMEAAGAGTAAERAEREQAAGEAVRAELTLTNEIGLHARPAALLVRAIAGMDAVVRVHLGDDEADGHSVLALMSLGARKGDRIEVEASGPQAAEAVGRVRALVERDFAES, encoded by the coding sequence ATGAGGGTCGGGCTGGTCGCGGTTTCGCACAGTGCGAAGCTTTCTGAGGGCGTTGTGGAACTGGCCGTGCAGATGGCGCCCGATGTCAGGGTGCTCGCCGCTGGCGGGCTCAGTGAGGGTGGCATCGGCACCGACTACGAGGTGGTGCTGCAGGCCGTGAACAGCGCGGACGCAGGCGCCGGGGTGGTGTTGCTCTACGACCTCGGCAGCGCGCAGCTCACCGCCGAGTTGGTGGTGGAGTCGCTGCCCGATCCCTCCTCCGCCGTAGTGGTGGACGCGCCGCTGGTTGAGGGTGCAGTCGCCGCCGCAGTCGCCGCGCAGGGCGGTGCGGACCGCGAAGGGGTGGCGAGGGCGGCCATGGAGGCGGCGGGTGCGGGCACTGCCGCCGAACGGGCCGAGCGTGAGCAGGCGGCGGGTGAAGCGGTACGCGCCGAGTTGACGCTGACCAACGAGATCGGCCTGCACGCCCGGCCCGCGGCGCTGCTGGTGCGGGCGATCGCGGGAATGGACGCGGTCGTGCGGGTTCATCTCGGTGACGACGAGGCCGACGGGCACAGCGTGCTCGCACTCATGTCGCTGGGTGCCCGCAAGGGCGACCGCATCGAGGTGGAGGCGAGCGGGCCGCAGGCGGCCGAAGCCGTCGGCCGTGTCCGTGCGCTCGTCGAGCGGGACTTCGCGGAGTCCTGA
- the ehuD gene encoding ectoine/hydroxyectoine ABC transporter permease subunit EhuD — translation MNWDWDYALRSLPVLLEHFAKYTLVATVLGTALAAVLGLVFAVIRRLRVPVLAQLTTAFIEFIRSTPLLIQLFFLFFALPSMGVTLSPMTAGVIGLGVHYACYCADVYRAGIESVPVGQWEASVALQLPEHATWTKVILPQAIRNVLPALGNYAIAMFKETPFLALITVPELLRTARTLGSDTYEYLEPLTLAGLIFLAASYPTALLLRRVERRMHAH, via the coding sequence GTGAACTGGGACTGGGACTACGCGCTGCGGTCGCTTCCCGTGCTGCTCGAGCACTTCGCGAAGTACACATTGGTCGCGACGGTGCTGGGTACGGCACTCGCCGCGGTGCTCGGACTCGTGTTCGCCGTCATCAGGCGGCTACGTGTTCCGGTACTGGCACAGCTGACAACGGCGTTCATCGAGTTCATCCGCAGCACGCCGTTGCTGATCCAACTGTTCTTCCTGTTCTTCGCGCTGCCGAGCATGGGCGTCACGCTTTCCCCGATGACCGCGGGCGTGATCGGCCTTGGCGTGCACTACGCGTGCTACTGCGCCGATGTCTACCGTGCCGGTATCGAGTCCGTCCCGGTCGGGCAGTGGGAGGCGAGCGTGGCGCTGCAGCTTCCCGAGCATGCCACGTGGACGAAGGTGATCCTGCCGCAGGCGATCCGCAACGTACTGCCCGCGCTGGGCAACTACGCGATCGCGATGTTCAAGGAAACACCCTTTCTCGCGCTGATCACGGTGCCGGAGCTGCTGCGCACGGCTAGGACTCTCGGCAGCGACACCTACGAGTACCTCGAACCGTTGACACTGGCCGGGTTGATCTTCCTGGCCGCCAGTTACCCGACGGCATTGCTGCTTCGCCGGGTGGAGCGCCGGATGCACGCCCACTGA
- the ehuB gene encoding ectoine/hydroxyectoine ABC transporter substrate-binding protein EhuB yields MSDQRNAFSRRALLRYSAVGLAAVGGGSLLAACQTTDPETGQPEGGAGLQQRVDSGQPLRLAVANEPPYTKLEANGELTGASPDVTKAVLKRMGITNVQGVQTDYDSMIPGLNADRWDIVTAGLFMNKTRCAQVLYASPDIVSTESFAVPKGNPKGLTTVDDLKNKDVTVAVLAGSFELKTAKSLGVDEAKLPTYPRAPDALQGMRDKRVDAILLPTLSLEALKEQQGGDFEITPPLDAFPKTGAGAAFRKSDADFHAKFDAELKKFKQTEEFEQILDKWGFQAKAAREATTEELCATEG; encoded by the coding sequence GTGTCAGATCAGAGGAACGCCTTCTCTCGCCGGGCCCTGCTTCGGTACTCGGCCGTGGGACTGGCCGCTGTCGGGGGTGGGTCGCTGCTCGCCGCGTGCCAAACGACCGACCCCGAAACCGGACAGCCGGAAGGTGGGGCGGGCCTGCAGCAGCGCGTCGACTCCGGCCAGCCGTTGCGGCTCGCCGTCGCCAACGAGCCGCCATACACGAAGCTGGAAGCCAATGGTGAGCTCACCGGAGCCTCGCCCGACGTGACCAAGGCCGTGCTGAAGCGGATGGGGATCACCAATGTCCAGGGTGTGCAGACCGACTACGACTCGATGATTCCCGGCCTGAACGCCGACAGATGGGACATCGTCACGGCGGGGTTGTTCATGAACAAGACCCGTTGTGCCCAGGTGCTCTACGCATCGCCCGACATCGTGTCCACGGAGTCGTTCGCGGTGCCCAAGGGCAACCCGAAGGGTCTCACCACCGTCGACGACCTGAAGAACAAGGACGTCACCGTGGCCGTACTCGCAGGCAGCTTCGAGTTGAAGACCGCGAAGTCGCTCGGCGTCGACGAGGCGAAACTGCCCACCTACCCCAGGGCCCCTGACGCCCTGCAGGGCATGCGGGACAAGCGCGTGGACGCCATCCTGCTGCCGACGTTGAGCCTGGAGGCGTTGAAGGAGCAGCAGGGCGGCGATTTCGAGATCACCCCGCCGCTCGACGCGTTCCCCAAGACCGGTGCGGGCGCGGCGTTCCGCAAGTCCGACGCCGACTTCCACGCCAAATTCGACGCCGAACTGAAGAAGTTCAAGCAGACGGAGGAGTTCGAGCAGATTCTGGACAAGTGGGGCTTCCAGGCCAAGGCGGCAAGGGAGGCCACCACGGAGGAACTCTGCGCCACCGAGGGCTGA
- a CDS encoding enoyl-CoA hydratase-related protein — translation MGEYEHVLLKRDGDTVTITMNRAARRNSLSEEHLGELLAAFREVGESDATGIVLAGAGPVFSAGHDFADVASRDLMGVRQLLRLCTDVMGAIQSVPQVVIARVHGLATAAGCQLVASCDLAVAAESAGFALPGGKGGWFCHTPAVPVARAVGRKRLMELALTGDAIDAATALEWGLVNRVVPDADLDAAVAELLGRATRGSRAAKALGKQTLYAQLDRPEQDAYDIAVEVMASASQLPGAREGMAAFLEKRKPNWPD, via the coding sequence ATGGGCGAGTACGAGCACGTTCTTCTCAAGCGGGACGGCGACACCGTCACCATCACGATGAACCGGGCCGCCCGGCGCAATTCTCTTTCGGAGGAGCACCTCGGCGAACTGCTCGCCGCCTTCCGGGAGGTGGGAGAAAGCGACGCCACCGGCATCGTGCTGGCCGGGGCGGGTCCGGTGTTCTCGGCAGGTCACGACTTCGCCGACGTGGCGTCGCGCGACCTCATGGGGGTACGGCAGTTGCTGCGGCTGTGCACCGACGTGATGGGCGCGATCCAGTCGGTTCCGCAGGTGGTGATCGCCCGGGTACACGGCCTGGCCACGGCCGCGGGCTGCCAGCTGGTTGCTTCGTGTGACCTCGCCGTGGCGGCCGAGTCGGCGGGGTTCGCGTTGCCGGGCGGCAAGGGCGGCTGGTTCTGCCACACCCCTGCCGTGCCCGTCGCCCGCGCGGTCGGGCGCAAGCGGCTGATGGAGCTGGCTCTCACCGGGGACGCGATCGACGCGGCGACCGCGCTGGAGTGGGGCCTTGTGAACCGCGTTGTGCCCGACGCCGACCTGGATGCGGCCGTCGCCGAGCTGCTCGGCCGTGCCACCCGAGGCAGCCGTGCCGCCAAGGCGCTGGGCAAGCAGACGTTGTACGCCCAGCTCGACCGGCCCGAACAGGACGCATACGACATCGCCGTCGAGGTGATGGCCTCGGCATCGCAACTGCCCGGCGCACGCGAGGGCATGGCGGCGTTCCTGGAGAAGCGCAAGCCCAACTGGCCCGACTGA
- a CDS encoding NUDIX domain-containing protein — METLDSREVYTNNWMTVREDAIRRPDGSNGIYGVVDKPDYALVIPLAGDRLQLVEQFRYPIGIRRWEFPQGTAPERAEATPAELAARELREETGLSAGSLVPIGLLDVAPGLSSQRGRVFLATELAQGTPQREHEEQDMRTGWFTRQQFERMVALGEITDAQSIAAYTLLLLWERREHR, encoded by the coding sequence ATGGAAACGCTCGACTCGCGAGAGGTCTACACGAACAACTGGATGACGGTTCGCGAGGACGCCATCCGCCGTCCCGACGGCTCGAACGGGATCTACGGGGTGGTGGACAAACCGGACTATGCGCTGGTCATACCGCTTGCGGGCGACCGGCTCCAGCTCGTCGAGCAGTTCCGTTACCCGATTGGCATCCGGCGCTGGGAATTCCCGCAGGGCACCGCTCCCGAACGCGCCGAGGCGACTCCTGCCGAACTCGCCGCACGGGAGCTGCGTGAGGAGACCGGGTTGTCGGCGGGCAGTCTGGTGCCGATCGGGCTCCTCGACGTCGCCCCTGGTCTTTCCAGTCAGCGAGGCAGGGTGTTTCTCGCCACGGAACTCGCGCAGGGCACACCGCAACGCGAGCACGAGGAGCAGGACATGCGTACCGGCTGGTTCACGAGGCAACAGTTCGAGCGCATGGTCGCCCTTGGCGAGATCACCGACGCGCAATCCATCGCCGCCTACACACTGTTGCTGTTGTGGGAGCGGCGCGAGCACCGCTGA
- a CDS encoding DUF3558 family protein — translation MLSRVPALAALLAAALAGLLGGCAGEDLSRSNFERTTVPAEPGSGEGDVPTGPITDPAVSASALRMVNPCALLSAEPVADFERVVEPTELEWGACRTEVRDAGGKTLVLSLQLGESLVVAEQATAAVEGLPLVENRTDDETCFVTAVTSRGPSMGVGLQVQYAGGEPCGQGIAVLGAVVRSLRADPPTYSAEPGSLLPVEPCESVPTATVTDVLGEEATRQAAGLHACQFQSGSSTVHVRFRTGYPPDPADGTKIDIGGVTAVREPGATDTAECDVSWRHRAVAEGSDEIVSVSYYGYGEDTTKDDACVAATEFAKSVVAALPSR, via the coding sequence GTGTTGAGTCGTGTTCCCGCCCTCGCGGCCCTGCTCGCGGCGGCGCTGGCCGGCCTGCTGGGCGGCTGCGCGGGTGAGGATCTGTCGAGGTCGAACTTCGAGCGCACCACGGTGCCCGCTGAGCCTGGCAGCGGGGAAGGCGACGTGCCGACCGGTCCGATCACCGACCCTGCGGTGTCCGCGTCGGCGCTGCGGATGGTGAATCCGTGCGCCTTGCTGTCGGCGGAGCCGGTTGCCGACTTCGAGCGCGTTGTGGAGCCGACCGAACTGGAGTGGGGTGCTTGCCGGACCGAGGTGCGTGATGCGGGAGGCAAGACCCTGGTGCTGTCGCTGCAACTCGGCGAGTCGCTGGTCGTGGCGGAACAGGCCACCGCTGCCGTGGAGGGGTTGCCCCTCGTGGAGAACAGGACCGACGACGAGACGTGTTTCGTGACGGCGGTGACCTCACGCGGGCCAAGCATGGGGGTCGGCCTGCAGGTGCAGTACGCCGGCGGTGAACCCTGTGGCCAGGGCATCGCGGTGCTCGGCGCGGTGGTTCGGTCCCTTCGCGCGGACCCACCAACCTACTCGGCGGAGCCGGGATCGCTGCTGCCGGTGGAGCCCTGCGAGAGCGTGCCCACCGCAACGGTGACCGATGTGCTGGGCGAGGAGGCGACACGGCAGGCGGCTGGACTGCACGCGTGCCAGTTCCAGTCCGGGAGCTCCACGGTTCACGTGCGCTTCCGCACCGGTTACCCGCCTGACCCAGCGGACGGCACGAAGATCGACATCGGCGGCGTCACCGCGGTGAGAGAACCCGGCGCCACCGACACCGCGGAGTGCGACGTGTCCTGGCGGCATCGGGCCGTGGCCGAAGGAAGCGACGAGATCGTGTCGGTTTCCTACTACGGCTACGGCGAGGACACCACCAAGGACGACGCCTGCGTAGCGGCGACCGAGTTCGCCAAGTCGGTGGTCGCGGCCCTGCCGTCGCGATGA
- a CDS encoding sodium:solute symporter family protein encodes MHVLAEANLRLDANAVDYALLGFYFLLVLGIGYLSRRQVSTSLDFFLSGRSLPAWVTGLAFIAANLGAIEVMGMSANGAQYGMPTAHYFWIGAVPAMLFLGIVMMPFYYGSKVRSVPEFMLRRFGKPAHLVNGISFALAQILIAGANLFLLASVVNLLLGWPIWVSILLAAAIVLTYTALGGLSAAIYNEVLQFFVIVAALLPLTIVGLYKVGGWQGLAEAISEGPGGSQQLNAWPGSQLTGFTSNFLSVLGLVFGLGFVLSFGYWTTNFVEVQRAMASKSMSAARRTPIIGAFPKLLMPFIVIVPGMIAGVTVTELLGENKAALMRGQAADSGATFNDALLLLMRDLLPNGMLGIAIAGLLASFMAGMAANLSSFNTVFTYDIWQAYLRKDREDEYYLGIGRVVTAAATVLAIGTAFIASTYSNLMDYLQQLFSFFNAPLFATFILGMFWKRMTPTAGWAGLVTGTAAAVSVFLLAETGAWDLPGQGAAFVGAGAAFVVDIAVSVAVTYVSRPKPQAQLVGLVYSLTPKESLRHSTTGEDAGWYRRPGLLAGIALAITVVLNIIF; translated from the coding sequence GTGCACGTTCTCGCCGAGGCGAACCTGCGGCTCGACGCGAACGCGGTGGACTATGCGCTGCTCGGGTTCTACTTCCTGCTCGTGCTAGGCATCGGCTACCTTTCCCGCAGGCAGGTGTCGACGAGCCTCGACTTCTTCCTGTCCGGCCGCTCGCTGCCCGCCTGGGTCACCGGGCTCGCATTCATCGCGGCCAACCTCGGAGCGATCGAGGTCATGGGCATGTCCGCCAACGGCGCGCAGTACGGGATGCCGACGGCGCACTACTTCTGGATCGGCGCGGTGCCCGCGATGCTGTTCCTTGGCATCGTGATGATGCCGTTCTACTACGGCTCGAAGGTGCGCAGCGTGCCGGAGTTCATGCTGCGACGGTTCGGCAAGCCCGCTCACCTCGTCAACGGCATCAGCTTCGCGCTGGCCCAGATCCTCATCGCCGGTGCCAACCTCTTCCTGCTCGCGAGCGTGGTGAACCTGCTGCTTGGCTGGCCGATCTGGGTGTCGATCCTGCTCGCCGCGGCGATCGTGCTGACATACACGGCCCTCGGTGGGCTATCGGCCGCGATCTACAACGAGGTGCTGCAGTTCTTCGTCATCGTGGCGGCACTGCTGCCGCTGACCATCGTCGGCCTCTACAAGGTCGGCGGCTGGCAGGGCCTCGCCGAGGCGATTTCCGAGGGCCCCGGCGGTTCACAGCAACTGAACGCCTGGCCGGGCAGCCAACTCACCGGCTTCACCAGTAACTTCCTCTCCGTGCTCGGCCTGGTCTTCGGGCTCGGGTTCGTGCTGTCGTTCGGCTACTGGACCACGAACTTCGTCGAGGTGCAGCGAGCCATGGCGTCCAAGAGCATGTCCGCCGCCCGGCGAACCCCCATCATCGGCGCGTTCCCGAAGTTGCTCATGCCGTTCATCGTGATCGTTCCCGGAATGATCGCGGGCGTCACCGTCACCGAACTGCTTGGCGAGAACAAGGCCGCGCTGATGCGCGGGCAGGCGGCCGACAGCGGCGCCACGTTCAACGACGCCCTGCTGCTGCTGATGCGTGACCTGCTGCCCAACGGCATGCTCGGAATCGCCATCGCGGGTCTGCTCGCTTCGTTCATGGCAGGCATGGCGGCCAACCTGAGCTCGTTCAACACGGTGTTCACCTACGACATCTGGCAGGCATACCTGCGCAAGGACAGGGAGGACGAGTACTACCTGGGAATCGGCCGCGTGGTCACCGCGGCGGCAACCGTCTTGGCGATCGGCACCGCGTTCATCGCTTCCACCTACAGCAACCTGATGGACTACCTGCAGCAGCTGTTCTCCTTTTTCAACGCGCCGCTGTTCGCCACGTTCATCCTCGGCATGTTCTGGAAGCGCATGACGCCGACCGCGGGTTGGGCGGGGCTGGTCACCGGAACCGCCGCCGCGGTTTCGGTGTTCCTGTTGGCCGAGACCGGGGCGTGGGACCTGCCCGGGCAGGGGGCCGCGTTCGTCGGTGCGGGTGCGGCGTTCGTGGTGGACATCGCCGTGAGCGTGGCGGTCACCTACGTCTCCCGGCCGAAACCGCAGGCACAACTTGTCGGTCTGGTCTACTCGCTGACGCCCAAGGAATCGCTGCGGCACTCCACCACGGGTGAGGACGCAGGCTGGTACCGCAGGCCGGGGCTGCTGGCCGGAATCGCGCTGGCGATCACCGTCGTGTTGAACATCATCTTCTAG
- the dhaK gene encoding dihydroxyacetone kinase subunit DhaK, whose protein sequence is MKKIINDPAAVVTESLRGLAAAHSDLLRVEYDPAFVVRADAPAPGVAVISGGGSGHEPLHGGFVGHGMLHAAVPGAVFTSPTPDGVQAAISASTGSKGALLIVKNYTGDVLNFETAAELAAAEGLDVRSVVIDDDVAVADSTFTAGRRGVGGTVLLEKIAGAASERGDSLDDVEAVARKVIGQVRSIGVALSAPTVPHVGEPSFDLGPDEIEFGIGIHGEPGRERIPAEPADALVERMLSAVVDDLPFASGDEVLLFTNSMGGTPLLELYLAHGIAERLLADRGIRVTRRLVGPYITSLEMQGISLTLLRLDEELASLWDAPVSTPALRWGK, encoded by the coding sequence GTGAAGAAGATCATCAACGATCCAGCGGCGGTGGTTACCGAATCGTTGAGGGGCCTGGCCGCCGCTCATTCCGACCTGCTGAGAGTGGAATACGACCCGGCCTTCGTCGTGCGCGCCGACGCGCCCGCACCCGGCGTCGCGGTGATCTCGGGGGGTGGCTCCGGACACGAGCCGCTGCACGGCGGCTTCGTGGGCCACGGAATGCTGCACGCCGCCGTGCCCGGTGCCGTGTTCACCTCTCCGACCCCTGACGGGGTGCAGGCCGCGATCTCGGCGTCGACGGGAAGCAAGGGCGCGCTGCTGATCGTTAAGAACTACACCGGCGACGTGCTGAACTTCGAAACCGCTGCCGAACTCGCGGCAGCGGAAGGGCTCGACGTGCGCAGTGTCGTGATCGACGATGACGTCGCCGTGGCCGACTCCACGTTCACGGCGGGAAGGCGCGGCGTCGGCGGCACCGTGTTGCTGGAGAAGATCGCGGGTGCCGCCTCCGAACGCGGCGACTCGCTCGACGACGTGGAGGCCGTGGCGCGAAAGGTGATCGGGCAGGTGCGTTCGATCGGTGTCGCGCTGTCGGCACCCACCGTGCCACACGTAGGCGAGCCGAGCTTCGACCTCGGCCCCGACGAGATCGAGTTCGGTATCGGTATCCACGGTGAGCCAGGACGCGAGCGCATCCCGGCCGAGCCTGCCGACGCGCTGGTGGAGCGCATGCTGTCCGCCGTCGTCGACGACCTGCCCTTCGCCAGCGGTGACGAGGTGCTGCTTTTCACCAATTCGATGGGCGGTACGCCGCTGTTGGAGCTGTACCTCGCCCATGGCATCGCGGAACGACTGCTCGCCGATCGCGGTATCCGGGTCACCCGCAGGCTGGTCGGCCCCTACATCACGAGCCTGGAGATGCAGGGCATCAGCCTGACCCTGTTACGGCTGGACGAGGAACTGGCCTCGCTGTGGGACGCTCCGGTCAGCACACCGGCGCTGCGCTGGGGAAAGTGA